The following DNA comes from Heliangelus exortis chromosome 2, bHelExo1.hap1, whole genome shotgun sequence.
CACGAGAAGATGAGCTACGACACCTTCTTCACCATGAAGCGCCTGATCGAGCGCTCGCGCAGCGTGGGGGAGGTGCTGCGCTGGGTCACCCAGAACCCCGGCAAGGTGTCTGCCAGCCACTACCCCATCGCCCTCCACaagctggggcagctcctgcagcaccagcaccagcaccaggcagCCCTCCCTGGGGAGAGCCGCGGGGCCGGCCCGGTGCTGGAGCAGCCCGAGTTCCAGAGCCTCTGCCAGGCCATCATCAGCGGCTGCCCCAAGTTCGACAACTTCAGCGTCGTCAACTGCCTCTACGCTGCTGCTGCGCTGGGTGAGCCTCCCGGGGACACcgggggacactggggggacagcagggacaggcacGGGAACTTGGGCTGCCACGGGAGGAGGTGACAGAGCTGCTGTCTCaggaggtgctgcagagctgtgcccgGGGAAGGATCAGCTCTGGGGCTTTGGGTGCTCCGGTGCCTGGCACGTTGGCCTGAAGGGCAGCCAGGTTCCCAGGGCCTGCTGGGGTTCACAGGACCATCAGAGGTGGAAGGGGCCTCTggggatcatccagtccaactctcccaccaAAGCAGAGCTCTGACTGGTGGCTGTCCCCCTGgactcagcactgctgaggccacaccttAAGGACTGAGTCCGGTTTTAGACACACCAGTATGAgagatattgaggtgctggagtgagtgcAGAGGAGGGAACAGAGCTGGTGAAGGGCCTGGGGAATAAATGTAGTGAATAAcagctgggggagctgggactgttcagtctgaggaagaggatgctgaggggagacctcatggcTCTCTGTAAGTCCCTGAAAGGGTGTTGTGGAGAGGTtggtgctgctctctgctcacaGGTCATGAGCAATAGGACAAGAAGGAATGGattcaggctgcagcagggtaGGTTCAGACTgggcattaggaaaaaaatttcccagGAAGAGTGGTCAGACCCTGCaataggctgcccagagaggtggtggagtcaccaacCCTGGGTGTGTTTAAGGGTCATTTAGATATGGTGTTAGGGGATATGATTTAGGGGAAAATTttgtagagtagggatgatggttggactccatgacCCCAAGcttcttttccaacctgaaagagtctgtgattctaaagcagcagcatctggagCACATCACACAGGAACAaatccaggagggttttgaatatctccacagaaggagactccacagcctccgtgggcagcctgtgccagtgccttgtcaccttCATAGTcaagaagttttttcttcttggattGGGATAAACCCACAGCTTAGTTGCAGTCCCTGCAAGCCAGCAGGCAGCATCAAGGTGTGAGACACAAGGCCACGTGTGAGCCTCATCAGGAGCTGAATATCCAACAGAGAAAGCCCTGGCAGGTGGGGCTCCTGTGCagcctcccccttccccagggccCCTGGCTCCTCCTGGGGATGGGTCAGGGAGGGtccctcccttcctgctcctgcaccctcctcccctctgcagctgcaggcaggaactgcagcccctgccaggggggtgagggggttctgctccccctctgtgaggaggttctgctccccctctgccaggcagccccagggtgtttgctgacactgagctgggCTCCCCCCAGCTGCCGGGGCGCTGACCCAGACTTTGTTCTCCGTCCCGGCTCACCACGCTCACCGCTCATTAACCAAACCCCTGCGCCTCTCCCGGGCTGCACAGGGAACAAAACAactcccaggagcagccctgcacTGCCCACCTCTGCCTGCTGTCTGATGAAGGGTGAAGGACGGCAGCTTTACCCCATGCTGCCCCGCTGGCTTTCAGGCCCTACTGAAAATGGAAATCCTGTCAGCTGGCCCCGTGGAGGGGGGGTGAGCAGGACCCCCCACGGCCCCTGCCCCTCCTGACCCCATCCCTCCTGACACACCGGGCTGGCCTCTGCCTCTTGTCATAACCAgtctctccttccctgcttgAATAACACGtccagagctggaggaaagTGTTTAAAATAGGAGAAGGTTGGAAACGGGGAAGAATTAACTCCTGTCAGGCAGGATCAGGTTTTGTTGTGACGTGCTGGTGTCTCACTTGTTTTGCAACCAAAACTGAAGTACTTTGTGAGATCTTGTTACGGATCACAGGATTCCagactggtttggtttggaggGGCCTCAAAGcccacccagtgccccccctgccatggtcagggacccctcccccagcccagggggctccaagccccatccaaccttcaacactgccagggatggggcagccacagcttccttgggcaacctgggcacccaggggctcagcaccctcaccccaaacaatttctccctccttccctgcccaagatctcctctccatctcccctctcccagctccaaacccttccccctcgcaggctcccagccctccaggcccttgtcccaagtccctccccagctttcctggagccccttcaggcactggaaggtgctctaaggtctccccatgggatccttctcttctccagcctcaacacccccaactctctcagcctggctccagagcagagctgctccagccctcccagcagctccagggcctcctctgcactggctccaacagctccgtgtccttctgctgctggggaccccagagctggacccagctttaccccagggggggcttTGAGTTAGGAAAATGAACCTCGCTCCTGCTGATGCTTTTGATGGGTGGGGGGGAATGACCCAGGAACAGCTCCAGGTGGCTTCTTCCATGGTGCAGATGCAATGATGTTCTGGTCAGGCTTTCCCAAATGGGTCATCTTTCCCTGTCACTTCTCTGGGTTGGTGACCAACACAGCAAgccccatcctcctccagctgTCATCCCCTGCCTGTCCTTACGGGTGTCCCTGGTGGGGAGGCATGGGTGGCTTCTGTCCCTCCTGACTCCTGCCACCCCTGACTTCCTTCCACCTGGGaatgctggtggatgaaaagctggacatgagccaccagtgtgcaattgcagcccagaaggccaactGCATCCAGGGCTGCATGAAAAGCATTGTGGCCAGCAGATGGAGAGAGgagattctgcccctctgctctgctcttggtgAGCCatcacctggagcactgtgtccaggtctggaaCCACCAAGACAAGAAGGATGTGGACCTGCTGGAGcttgtccagaggagagccatgaaaatgctcagagggctggagcacctctgttACGAAGACAGGGTGAGGGAATTGGGgtagttcagcctggaggagagaaggctctgCTGGGACCTAGTAGTTGCCctcagtgcctgaaggggctacaggaaagctggggagggactctggacaagggcctgtagtgagaggacacaggctgatggttttaaactggaagaggggagatttagctTGGAGATTGGGAGGAagttctttagtgtgagggtgctgagcccctgggtgccgaggttgcccaaggaagctgtggctgccccatccctggcagtgttgaaggttggatggggcttggagccccctgggctgggggaggggtccctgaccatgcagagggttggaactgtgatctttaaggtcccttccagctgtaACCATCCTGTGCCTCTCCCCCCTGCAGGGCTGCCCGGGGAGTCCCCCCTGGTGcgggtgctggaggaggagtCCCGCAGCCGCCTGGGACGCTTCAACCAGAAGGACCTCTCCATGGTCTTCAGCAGTGTGATGAGGCTGCACCCCTCCAGCCCACACCCCCTGGTCGAGTCCTGCCTCAGCAGCCTGGAGAGGCACCTGGAGAAGGAGCGGCACCCCCAgaccctcttcctcctcctctcctaTTACCGTCTGCGGGCGCAGGCGCTGCAGGGCCACGCAGCCTCCGACCAGCAGCTCATCAACAACCGCAAGATCCTGCGCCTGGTCCGGCACACCCTGGGGCAGGTCAGCGCCATGCGGGAGCACGAGCTGGCCCTCTTGGATGAGATGCTGGCCCTCTGCGCCCAGGAGGCCAACAACAAAGCCCTGGAGGCCATCTTCAGCTCTCAGCTCTTCTACGAGAACCGACAAGAGAGATTCATCCGCAGCATGGCAGGTGAGggcgggggctgctgggctccagCCTGGTGCTTGGTGGCCTCAGAGCCTCCTTCCCTGGCCTCAGGGGACATCTGGGCTTGCCAGGGCACCACGGGGCTCCAGGGCTGGCAGTAGTGGAACCTGGAGCTGGAGATGGTCATGTTATGGCCATCTTGTCACAGGGTTCTCAGCATGGCTCTTCCAGGGGCTGAGCCCACCTCAcctcagggctgggagcaggctggTGTTAAtagtttgggtgggaagggacctttcaaggccatccagtccaacctgctgcagtgggcagggacatcttcaaccagaccaggctgcccagagccccatccaatctAACCTGGAGtgtttccaggaatggggcatctcccacctctctgggccagtgtctcaccaccctcaccaTGGTAAACATCTTCCTTATCTCTAGCCTGAGCCTCCTGCCGTTGagcttaaaaccattaaaaCCAGTTCAAACtatcaccccttgtcctgccaCTCCAGGCCCTGCTGAGAAGCCTGTCCACATCTCTCTTACAGCCCCTTTGAAGTATGAAGGGAACATTGTTGGGGGGGTTCTGCAGCAAGGCCCCCCTCTGTggatgctccagctctgctcttccagGAACCACCCCTGGTCATGACTTAATGGTTTTTGGAAGCCCCCTGGGTTTTGGGGGagatgtttctgctgctctggctttgTGGTGGGTCAGGGGCAGCCCCTGAtgtccctgctgtgctctgctccctgcagagtGGCTTCCCAGGAAGGCAGAGAACCTCACCCCCTACACCATGGCCCTCATCGCCAAGTACGTGGCCCGGCACCGGCTGCGCGAGCCCCGGTTGCTCGACACCATCGCCAACTTCCTCCTGAAGCGTGGGGAGCAGCTCGACAGCAAGGTGAGGGGGTGTCCCCGGGCTGGGGGCACACCTGGGGCCGGGCAGACCCCCGCCCTGCTCTGCCAtcgcagaatcacagaatgtctttggttggaagaaaCTTTCAAGAtgatccagtccaacctttgcCCAGCACTGAGGtcagcacagagctgtcccCCCAAGGACCGGATCCACACGCTGGTTAAATCTGGTTAAATACCCCcggggatggtgactccaccactgccctgggcagactgttccaGTACTATTGCCAATCTCCTCCCAGGGGATGTGCCTGGTCCTGAGGGGCTGTGGGTGCCTGGTTTTGCCCTGCACTGTCCTCCTGaccccctctctccctgcctgcaggtgATCCAGAAGCTGGTGTTCCCCTTCAGCCGCATGAATTACCGCCCCTCCAACCACGGGGAGCTCTTCCCCAAGCTGGAGGCCATCCTGGAGCAGAAAGCTGCCAGCTCGCCCCTGGCCACCGTCAACATCCTCATGTCCATGTTCCAGCTCAGCCACTTCCCCCAGACCGTGCTGCACCAAGTCTTCTCCCCAGCCTTCATCACCAACGTGATGAGTATGTCGGGCCTTTCCCAgggcacagccagagctggggtggGTTTTGGGAGCGCTGGGCAGGACAGACCTTTCCCACAGGAGCGCAGGACCCCGCTTTGCTGAGTGAGGAGGGTCCCGGGGGAGGGTCTAGCTGGTGTCTCCTCCCGACAGGCAGCCCCTACGCCCTGATTGTCCGCCGGTACCTCTCGCTGCTGGACGCCGCGGTGGAGCTGGAGTTCCGGGAGTACAGCGGCCCCCGCCTGGACCCCCGCTACCGGGTCCTCATGTTTGAGCATGCCCTGACAGCTGATGAGGCCAACAGGAAGTACAGGTCAGTGGGGAGCTGGGCCGGGGCCTGGGGGGACACACGGGGTGTGCGGGCACCTCCTGTCTGTCCCTGTCTGGTGGGCtgcacagcctgggctgggacatggggtgggtgacctggtgctggcagcaaggACAATACTGGGGGGTGAGATCTGGAGCCTGTAGAGGAGCAACAGCATCACAGAAAGGTTTAGGATGCAAAAGAGTCTtgagatcaagtccagccaTAAATCTAACTCTGCCAAGACCACCACCAAACCATGggatcccagactggtttgggttggagggacctcaaagctcccccagtgccccccctgccatggtcagggacccctcccccagcccagggggctccaagccccatccaaccttcaacactgccagggatggggcacccacagcttccttgggcaacctgggcacccaggggctcagcaccctcaccccaaacaatttctccctccctccctgcccaagatctcctctccatctcccctctcccacctgcaaacccttccccctcgcaggctcccatccctccaggcccttgtcccaagtccctccccagctttcctggagccccttcaggcactggaaggtgctctaaggtctccccatgggatccttctcttctccagcctcaacacccccaactctctcagcctggctccagagcagagctgctccagccctcccagcagctccagggcctcctctgcactggctccaacagctccgtgtccttctgctgctggggaccccagagctggacccagctttaccccaggggggtctccccagaggggagcagagggggacaatcccctccctggccccgCTGTCATTGCTGCTGGGGAATGACCCAACATGCAGTGGCAGCCAGGTCTCAAAATGCCACATCCAGATGGCTTAGGGACTAAACCCATGTTCCACAGTCTTGGGGCCTCCCTGTCCCTAGGCAGAGGAACCTCCAAGCTGGCAGCACTGGGGGGTGGCCGGGCCCCCCTGCTGCATCCTCTgactcttctttctcctcagtTACAAGGGGCTGGTGGCTGAGGCCCTGAGGCAGCTGGTGGGAGAGGAGTGCTACCGGCAGGACGAGGTGCTGCCCCCAGGATACTGCACAGGTACCCGGGCTGGGGGGGCCGGGGGCAGCAGAAGCCCTGAGGCTGCCTGGGGGCTCAGAGGTGGGAGGTTACTGGGGGCAGAAGGAGAGCTGGCTGCTTTGTCACCCCCTTTCTGGTGACACTGCCATCCCCTTTGGGATGGGTGCTTTGGGATGGAGCTTCCTGAGCCACAGGAGGGCTCAGTGGGGGGAATTGGGTGGTGGGGTGGGACATGGACTGGGGGTCCCCATGCTGATCCTCGTTCTCTCTCTGCAGACTTCTTGCTGTGGATCAACCGCTCGGGCACGGTGCTGCCCCTGTCCCGTGTCCCCACGGCCTCCAaggccccccctgccctccccacgGCCTCCCCCACCGCCATCTCCTTGCGCTCCAGCGTCCTGGCCCTCACCTCGGACTTGCAGGACTTTGCCCCCTTTGCTCCGGAGACCCCGAGCAGCCCCCCGGGCTCCCGGGAGAGCAGCCTGGCGGGGCGGTTCCTGCCCACGCTCTGCCCTGCCCCGGGGGGGCCCTGCTTCCAGCCCCCCTCGGACTATTACTGCAGCCTGGGCAAAGAGTCCTCCCTGGAGAGCCAGGGCAGCTCCACGCTGAGCAGCCCCTCCGAGTGCCTCTCGGCCCAGCCGGCCCCCACCCCCGACTGCTCCCCCCGGGGCTCCTCTGCCACTGCCACCCTTTTCCAGTTCCCCATCAGCAAGAtcctggaggaagaggaagaggaggaggaggaggaggaggagggggaggaagctCCAGCAGGCTGTCCTGGGTGCGATCGCAGCCACTTCAcgggggagcagccccaggagggaggggaggagcgGAGCCCCCCACCCAGCCAGGACCCTTGCCCCCCGTCCTCCCCGCCCCGGCCCAGCCCCAAGCGaggtgaggggctgcagggccccGAGCAGATCCAGAGGTACTGACCAGAACCCCCCTGTGTCCACCCCCCCCCgagctggcactgccaccaGCTTCCCCCCCCCGTGGGGATGCATGGGGTAacgctgccccctccctggctctgtCCCCTGCAGGGTGGTGCTGTCAGTCAATGACAAGTGGCATTACTGCCAGAACTCCGACATCCTGGTGGGCTCCAGAGCCATGAGGGACCGGCACCTGCGGCTGCTGGGCTACTGTCTGGTTCAGGTGAGTGGGGGGCTGCCCCTCTCCGTGGCCCTGGGATAGGTCAGGCATAGGGGCAGAGCCACCCATCCCCCTGTGGACAtcctggtggcagcagggacgCATCCCCTTGGCTCCATTTTGCCCACCTtcacctcacctcaccccaGGACTTCTGGGGTCTAGACCAGCCCTGGTGCTCTGGTGGAGAGCAGGGGTGAGGGGACAGCCCCTGGGTGGggggcagagctcagcccagttcccagtgctgccatcccgggggtgggggtgagggagcTGAACCCCTCATTGTCactgggggctgtggggcagctcCAGAGGGTCTTGGGGGGAGAGCTGCAAGCCCAGAAGCACCTTAGGcttcaccaccaccatcccAGTTGTCCTCAGATTTCTTTGGGAGCTTCAGGAGGTGCTGTTTTGAGGTATCCAGAACCCATGAGACAGCTTGTGGAATGGGGACCACAGATAGTCCTGGAACTCTGCACCAGGGCACAGGTCTGGGCAGCTTTGGATCCTCTCTTCCATGAGCCTTTCATTCCTCTTCAAGCCTGTTGTTTGTACTACAGCGGGTGCCAGGAAGCTCCAGGCAGTGCTGCCTCTTTGTTCTCAACCCCTGCCGtggtgctgctggctccagTGCCAccaaggagcagctctgcagtttcccttcctctgccctcctgGTTCCAGAGGTCCTTTCTCTTCACCCACCCCTTTGAGAAGAACCCTGGGCAGTCCAGAGCcttcctgagctgcagctcctccactgCTTGGGTGTTCATGCTCTTCTCGTCTGGGAtttatttcctctctcctgGCACCTTCAGGGGATCACTGAGGTTGGCAGCAGCCTCTGGAGGTGGTCAGCCCAACCCGGGCAGGTTGCTCAGTGCAAGGTCCAGTCCAGTTTCAAACGCCTTGGGTCAGGTTGCTTCCTGGGTGACCTGCTCcaggctttggggtttttttacctccaTGGGGTGGGGCTTTTCCAGAAGGTTGAGAAGTATTTCCTGTCCTTGAGGCCCGTGCCTGCTGCCTGGTCCTGTGGCTGTGCACTGAGTCACAGAGtctcaggtgggaagggaccttaaggcccatctgctccaacccttctcatattattgttgatctgagatgtctcagcacccatggagctgagacttccaactttcccaagtgggggaatcccccccttcccctgggagaccattccaaggtcctcagggggaaaaatttccctcttgtgttcCAATGGAATCTCCCgaggagcaccttgtgcccattgccccttgtcctgtccatgggactccttggacacagggagtctccagctgctttggagccCCCTCTAAGTACTGAACATGGgcagaaggtctcccctgagccttctcctctcagggctgaacagacccagtgTCTTCAGCCAGTTTCTTGTATTTCTCCTGCCATTGACACTCAGATCATTAGCAACTGCTTGCTCTGGTGAGGGCTTCACAGCCCCCCCGGATGTCTGCATGATGAGATGACGGCAGAGTTACACAGAATGAGTCATTTTCGTTGTAAAAGACCTTCAAAGGtcatcaagttcaaccattAACCCGACTCTGCTGATGGCCTGGTCCattcttcccagctctgccagcccctccTCAGGGTTCCTCCCCATGGCTCTGCTCTGATGTGTCCTGGACCTTCCTGTGTCCCACCAGCCTCGGGCtggctccctgccctgctgctgtccctcacccagcctgggctgctgccagTGTCCACCTTGCCCACCCAGaccccctctcccttttcaaCAAAGCCCCTTCCCCTCGGGTGGTCCCTGCTGGCTCTCCAGCTTTGCTGGGTCAGTTCCTCAGCCTGTTCCTGTCCCCCGAAGGGCACTGTGACCGCCGGGTGTCCGgtggcagccacagcctggcaggGCTGCCCGCTCACTAATGAGGACACTAATCAGCCCTGGCCCCGCTCCCGGGGCGTGTGGCCGCTGCCTGGGTTGGTTTGGGGCCGCGTGGGCTGAGCTGGGCCCGGGCTGCCCGCCGGGCCTGGCACACTGCCGGGCTGCCAGCATGGAGGGGACGTTTGAGCCaagagaggggagatggagaggacatctgagggagaaattcctgtgagggtggtgagccccctgcccaggctgccccaggagctgtggcagtgctgagggctgggggtggcTCCTCATCCCTCCTGGGGGTCGGTGACTAGGGACCAAATTCAGGGGGTGCTTGAGCTGCTCCAGATTCATGGGGCCCATCCCAGCTGTGgtggcacccaggggctcatatccccccccccagcagacCTGGCTGTACCTTTCTGGGGCCAAGCTGGAGTGAGATGAGCTCCCTCTGCCCAGGGGGTGGTGGGACATGGAGCAGGGGCCTTTCTGCTCCTCCACAGCCCTCGTCCACCTTGGAAGGGACAGCACTGTTCTGCTGCCCCTTGGAAGGGGCCTTGAGTCCTAGTTCTCCGCCCCTGGCTGTCACTGTCCCAGAGTGAtagggtggtggtggtggaggtgaGATGATGGCAgtggtgggggtggtgggggggctGCTCTGACAGTGTCTCCCCGTCCCCTTCCAGCTGCCCTACACGGAGCTGGAGAAGGTGAGTGGCATCGATGAGGCCAAGCACTACCTGCggcagaagctgagggagctgcgCTTCTGAGGGACAGACACCCCGGGCAGGGGGGGTCACAGCGGGATGGGAGCAGCCCCTGTCCCCTGGGTGGGCGATGGAGCTGCCTCTGTCCcgggggggggtgtggggggccGTGGGCTCCTTGGCACGGGGCCGGGTAGTGTGAGATATTTATTGCCATTAGCGGGGGGTGTGACGTGATGGGGATGTAGGTAGGGGAGTggttgggtgctggggggtggggggggaggtcCCTCGCTGTCCCCCCCACATTGTCCCCGCCACCCCAGCCCTGTCTGCACAGGTCGCTGCGGGGGGGCCTGGCCCCTCGGTGGCATTGGGGGTCCCTGTGCCCCTCCCAACACCACTGCTGGGGGGGAGGGCTGGGCTTGCCCCCTCCCTTCTGGGGGGGGGTCATGTGGGCATGGGGGGGGCTGCGGCTGTTTGcacaggaggagggggggagggggtgctggggagcagggttTAAATTTACAATAAAACTGGTGAAAAGTTGCAAAGTCTGTTCTGTTTATTAGTACAAGGCAGCGGCTAGACCACAGAGCCCCCcgtgccccccaccccagcagccagggaggcagaCAGGCAGGCACAGGCACCCCAAGGGTGCAGGGGATGTTGCTGCTCATGGGGTGCATGGAGCTcactccccccccagcaccagccaccGGGACCCCTCAGCACCAGCCACGGGGACCCCCCAGCCTGGTGTGCCAGGGCTGAAGGTGTTTATTGCTTTTGAAGTGATTACGTTAAATAAAACACGGTGAGATTTAGTTAACACCTGATTGTCCAGGGGGTGTCCTGGGGGTGTCTGGGGCAGGGCCAGCTCCGCTGGGGTTGACCAGGGGGGGCTCTGCCCCATGGCATGGGGGGGGACCGAAGGCACAGCCCGGCCCTGTACCGTGCAAAGGGGCGCGGAGGTCCCCGGGGAGGGGGCCGGGCTGCGGCCGGCGGCTCTTTGGCAggtgttcccccccccccaaaaggCAGGAGGGttgtggggaggggggcagcCAGGGGTCCATGCTCACACCGGCATCGGCATCTCGTTGTACTCATCCACCCCTTCCCGCTCGTCCAGGATGGGCTCGGCCTCAGCCGCGTCCAACTGCGGGGAGACAGCGGCTGGGGGGGCAGCGGGGGctccccctgacacccccccaCGAGGCCATGGCGGCCCTGGGGAaccccccgggacccccagcCCGGTACTTACACACTTCATCTCTCGGTCGGTGAAGAGGCGGCTGAGCAGGCACATGCGGAGAGGGAcggtgaggatgaggatgaaggGGAAGGCCAGGGAGGCCACGGTGGACATGACGGCCCAGAGCACGGCcaggcagcccagctgcagcccGGTGAAGAGGTGCATCCGCAGGGTCCGCACCTGGCATGGCACAGAGTCAGGGGGGGCAGAGACCCCACACAGACCCCCATCCTGGGCACTGCCAGACCCCCACATCCACCCCCAACCCTGGGCtaccccctcccacccacctGGGCACACCTGGACCCCCCAATCCCACCCCCATATTCTGGGCACAGCCTTCTT
Coding sequences within:
- the FASTK gene encoding fas-activated serine/threonine kinase, whose product is MLRLLPWFRALTRAGVRPGVPRGLAAGDRRGAGMFPACYCAGKAKPRALLLPLDPYGHGLLHAFPTEPHRTRGHGKRKSWNFIHEKMSYDTFFTMKRLIERSRSVGEVLRWVTQNPGKVSASHYPIALHKLGQLLQHQHQHQAALPGESRGAGPVLEQPEFQSLCQAIISGCPKFDNFSVVNCLYAAAALGLPGESPLVRVLEEESRSRLGRFNQKDLSMVFSSVMRLHPSSPHPLVESCLSSLERHLEKERHPQTLFLLLSYYRLRAQALQGHAASDQQLINNRKILRLVRHTLGQVSAMREHELALLDEMLALCAQEANNKALEAIFSSQLFYENRQERFIRSMAEWLPRKAENLTPYTMALIAKYVARHRLREPRLLDTIANFLLKRGEQLDSKVIQKLVFPFSRMNYRPSNHGELFPKLEAILEQKAASSPLATVNILMSMFQLSHFPQTVLHQVFSPAFITNVMSSPYALIVRRYLSLLDAAVELEFREYSGPRLDPRYRVLMFEHALTADEANRKYSYKGLVAEALRQLVGEECYRQDEVLPPGYCTDFLLWINRSGTVLPLSRVPTASKAPPALPTASPTAISLRSSVLALTSDLQDFAPFAPETPSSPPGSRESSLAGRFLPTLCPAPGGPCFQPPSDYYCSLGKESSLESQGSSTLSSPSECLSAQPAPTPDCSPRGSSATATLFQFPISKILEEEEEEEEEEEEGEEAPAGCPGCDRSHFTGEQPQEGGEERSPPPSQDPCPPSSPPRPSPKRGEGLQGPEQIQRVVLSVNDKWHYCQNSDILVGSRAMRDRHLRLLGYCLVQLPYTELEKVSGIDEAKHYLRQKLRELRF